In the genome of Bacteroides mediterraneensis, the window GGTGTTCAAAACACTGGTTTTGCAGGGAGATAAATCGGGCTATTTTGTTTGTGTGGTTCCGGGGGAACATGAAATCGACCTGAAAATGGCGGCCAAGATTTCCGGAAACAAGAAATGCGACTTGATACCCATGAAAGAACTGCTTCCGCTTACGGGGTACATCCGTGGGGGATGCTCTCCCATCGGAATGAAGAAACATTTCCCCACTTACATCCATCACACTTGCAATGATTTTCCTTATATCTACGTCAGTGCAGGAGTGAGAGGGTTGCAGGTGAAGCTGGCTCCGGCCGATTTGATTAAAGTGAGCCAGGCAGAAGTGTGTACATTGTTTTAAGATAGTAGAATAATAGAATCAATCGTTTATGGGATACGGAAAATGGATTGGGGGAATCATGGGATTCATGACCATGGGACCTCTGGGGGCCTTGGCGGGATTTGCCATCGGCTCTTTGTTTGACAAAAGTGTGGCTGCACAGAATGAAATGGGAGAGACTTCCGGAACTTATACGCAGGAGGATATTTATGCCGGGCAGCGTAACAGTTTCTTGTTCTCCATGCTGGTCATGGCTTCGTATATTATTCGTGCAGACGGTCGCATCATGCACAGTGAGATGGAATTTGTACGTCAGTTCCTGCGGGTTAATTTTGGTGTCAATGCAGTGGACGAGGGTGAACGTATTTTGCTGAATCTGTTTGAACAGCGCAAGCAGATGGAGCGGAATGACCCTTCTGCGTTTCGTCGTACCATCCGGGAATGTGGGGCGCAGATTGCTGCCAATTTGACCTATGAACAGCGTCTGCAGTTGCTCGATTTCTTGGTAAAGATTGCCCAGAGTGACGGCAATGTGTGTCAGGCAGAGATTGACGCGCTGAAGGAAGTAGCTCAGTCCATGCAGTTGTCTTTACAGGAAGTGGATTCCATGCTGAACCTGAAGGGCAATTCACTGGAGGATGCCTACAAGGTGCTGGAAATCGAACCTACCGCTTCGGACGAAGAAGTACGCAAGGCTTATCGCAGTCTCGTGTTGAAGCATCATCCTGACCGCGTGGCTACGTTGGGGGAAGACATCCGGAAAGCTGCCGAAGAAAAACTCCAGCGCATCAATGATGCGAAGGAGCGGATTTTCAAGGCACGTGGTATGAAATAAATGCAAGAAAGGTCTGCCTCGTTTTTTACATTGGCAGGCCTTTCTTGTGCTTTTTTATTAGATTGATAAACAGAATTATTATGCTTTGCGAGTACTGCCTAAGGAGTACCGCAGTACTTCCTTTGCAGTACTGGGGTACTTTCCTGCCAGTACTGCAGTACTTTCGGGGAAGTACTGGCTAATCGTACCAGTTGAGTTCGTCTTCCTTCAGGTCGAATTCCAAGTTGTCTGTCACTCCAGCCTGCTTCAAGGCCTTGCGGATGATTTCCTGTTCCTTGGGAGGCAGTTTTCTTTCCCCTCTTCTTCTTTCAAAATAAGGATTTCGTCCGAAGTGGGCAATCAGGATATTCATGAATTTCTGGTATTGGTCGGGGTACATTTGCTTTTTCATTTGGCTGAAACCGCGCATGTAGGTCACCGGAGTGGCATCGCGGTAGTACGGGCAGGAAGTATCTTTGGTGCATCGTGCGGGATTGGCCAGGTGCAGGAATGCCTCCCGTTCCAGCAGTACCGGATAGGCAAGCTGGCGCAGGCAATTGGAAGCGCAGGTACAGTCAGTATGTAAGCAGATGGAAAAACTGGCCGGAGCCTCTTTGTAAGGATTCTTTTTCATAAGTATGTTTTTTAGCTTGAGCTGATAACAAACTTACGGAAAATCTCTGGAATAACCGCTGAATTACACCAGATTAATACAACAGAATTTGATTATTAGAGGGTTCGGAGAAAATTGCAGAATGTTTCATTTTGCGGCGTTCTGCGCAGCATTACCGAAAGTCCTTACCGAGTGGTTCAAAGAACAGTCTGATAAACTATTCACATCAATAAGGAAGAAACCGATATTTTTACAATAGGGGAAGAAGATAAGTTTATAATATTGAGCGTTTTAACGGAGGACAAACCGAAGACAGACACTCTCAATATGTAGCTGCCTTCAGTTCGTTTTTGTTTTGCTTCAGACTCAACCTACCACACTGTAGATTCTTACGTTCGGGTCACTCTGGAAGTAAGGCTTCAACTCTACGAACACATCTTGTGTGAACAAGTCAGACTTCAGGTAGTTCTCGGCGTCAGCTGCGGAAACGAACCCGTGGAGCACCTGTACATCATTCTCGCGCACAAGAAGCTGCTTGCTAGTCGCCCCGTGGATGCCGTCCAAGAACGGCTGGCGATATTTGTTGTACACTGCTGCGGCTGCCGTGCGGTCGCTTTCTTTGATGTTCATGGTGATTTGCAGGAATGCACCTGTCTTCTTTTCTGTTGCCATATCTTTTGTTTTTTTATTAGACACTGCAAAGTTAGCTTGCAGCAGGCATACGTGCGGTGTCCATTTGGGAAAATGAATGGTAAATTCAGGCATCAAAATATAAAGACGTTATCTGTCTTCCCAAATTTACCCTATTTCTTTTCGTTTTTTCCTATTGAAAAACTTAATATGTTACCTTTGCACATAGAAAATTAACGTACAGGAGTATGAAAAGAGAAGTGTTCACCCAATACGATTTAGATTCCGTCTCGCAGATGCAGTTTGAGATGACGGAACTTTCCCGGCTTTTTGCCGAAAACGGTTCTCACCCTTACGAGGCGCACATACACAGTTTTTATCAGATAATATGGTTCCGGAAAGGGACGGGCGTGCATTATGTGGATTTCAAGGAATATCCGGTGGCGGACAACACGATGTTTTTCATCTCCCCCGGGCAAATCCATTACTTCGAGACTGGCAGACAGGTGGAAGGCGTTGTTATACATTTTAATGAAAGTTTCCTATCGGACGAGGGAAGTAGCGAGAACGTCTTTCTGAAATACAATGTGTTCAATGCGTTCGACGCTTCGCCCTACTATCTCATCCGCCGGGAGAACGCAGGGAAACTGGCACTTCTCGTAAATGAAATGGAGGAAGAAATACGCAATGAGGGACTTTTTGCGCACAGCGATTTATTGAAGTACCTCATCAAGATGTTGTTGATTTACGTGCAGCGGACAGGAGAAAGGGGACACGGGCTACCACTGTGTATCAACAATGCCGCCAACCGCACCTTCGTCCGCTTCCGCCAGTCGTTGGAACATCATTACCGCTCGATGCATACGGTGAAGGAATATGCCGCCCACCTGAACGTGTCCACCAAGACGCTGACTAATTGCGTGTATGAAAGTTCGCACAGCACACCGCTTGCGCTCATAAACGATCGCATTGTACTGGAAGCCAAGCGCCAGTTGCTTCATTCCAGCCTGAAAGTGAAGGAAATCGCCTTTCAGCTTGGCTTCGAGGACCCGTCTTATTTCATCAAGTTCTTCAAGCGGTATGTGGGCTGTCTGCCGGCCGAATTTAGAGAACAGTAAATATCATATGTAAAACAGATTTGATGAAAGAAATGTCAGATAATATATTTTTAATGTAAAAGAAATTGAAGCCCTATCCATTCCGTCTAAAACGGTATTATTGGAAGAGGGTAAGATTGCGAATGAGATATACCTTATCCGCAAAGGATGTCTAAGATTATTTTTCTACAATGAAGGAAAGGATATAACTTTTCAATTCTTTTTTGAAGGTGATTTTGTGTCCTCATTTGATAGTCTGTATAAAGGTACACCCAGCTTGTTCTCATTAGAAAGTATTGAGCCGTCTGAGGTCGTGTCAATTAAAAAAGAAGATTTCTATCATAAAATAGAAAGTGATCCTGCCTTGAGACTGCTATACGAGGAGAAAATTATAGAGCGATTCAGCCTTTACCAGCACTTGTTTTTGTCCCGTATCAAGAATACGCCACAACAGAGATACGAAGAATTGTTGAAGGAATACCCTACTATTGTCCAACGGGTACCGCTACATTATATCGCTTCTTATCTTGGTATTACGCCTGTTTCACTGTCCCGTATTAGAAATCGTCGTTAAACTCCATTTCTTTACAATTGTTATCATTCATTTCCGGTAAAGTAGCGATTTTTGTCACGTAATCAAAACGGAAACGTATGAAAAGAATTTTTGTAATAGATTGGATATTGATTGTTGTATTTATCGTATCTGCCATTTCAGGATTTGGTTTGCATGTGGCCGGACATGGTGGCAGTCATGTAATTTGGCATAACTGGGCTGTTTTTCATGTTTTGGGTAGTGTCTTATTTTTTGTTGCCATAATATTCCACGTGGTCACGCATCGGGGATGGTATAAAGGAATTATGCAAAAAGGAATAGGCAGAAAGAGTAAAGTTACAGTTGTCCTGTCTGTCATATTTTTATTGCTATCCGTTACGGGTCTTGCACTATTGGGTATAAATGGGGCAAACTCTCCACTTGGATTGTGGCATTATAAAATAGGAATTATAACTACAGTTATAGCTCTTGGACATGTGATAAAGCGATTGTCTGTTCTTCGTAAGTCGCTGAATTGTAGGATGTAGGCTTACGGTCAGTCTTGATGGGATGTACTGGACGTATTCGTTGTTGAATTCCCGAACCACTTGTCAATGAGCAGTGCCAAGGCTCCGTCGCCCGTTACGTTGCAGGCCGTACCGAAACTGTCCATGGCGATGTAGAGGGCAATCATCAGGGCTTGCGCGTTTTCGTCAAACCCCAGCATGGACGACAAGATGCCGAGCGAGGCCATAATGGCTCCTCCCGGTACACCCGGGGCGGCTACCATGGTGATTCCCAACATAAAGATAAATCCGGCAAACATCTGGAAATCGTAGGGAATATCCTGCATCATCATCAGGGCCAGGGCGCAGGCCACAATCTTCATGGTACTTCCCGACAGGTGGATGGTGGCACACAAGGGGATGACAAATCCGGCAATCCCTTCGCGTACACCGTTTTGTATGGTCTGTTTCAGGGTCACAGGAATGGTGGCGGCAGACGACTGGGTTCCTAAGGCGGTGAAATAGGCCGGCATCATTCTTGCCAGCAGACGGAATGGATTCTTGCGTACAAACAGTCCCGCGATGCAGTATTGGAAAATCAGCAGGAAGATGTGCAGGAGGAAGATGATGCCGATAATCTTGATAAACACTGCCAGTACGTGGAACACTTGTCCGGAGTGAGTCATGTTGAAGAAAATGCCGAAGATATAAATCGGCAACAGGGGAAGTATCACGGCTTGTATGGTCTTGACGATAATTTCCTTGAAATCGTTGCAGACGTTTTTCAGGTAGGTGGTATCCAGATGAGCCAGTCCGAGTCCGAGGGTGAAGGCCATGACGAGTGCGGTCATAACGTTGAGCGGTTCGGGTATGGCTACGGTGAAGAATGGGGTAGTTCCTTGTGCCTCACTGATTTCCGATAGTGGAATGTTTCGGGTGATGAGGCTGGGGAAGAAGGTCTCTCCCACGCCGAATGAAAGAAATCCGGAAAACAGGGTGGCTCCGTAAGCCAGCAACACGGTGGCTACCAGCATTTTTCCGGCTCCTTTCCCGATGTCGGCGATGGCCGGGGTGACCAGTCCTACA includes:
- the ybaK gene encoding Cys-tRNA(Pro) deacylase, with amino-acid sequence MAKDKIAKTNAARLLDRDKVKYELVPYEVDENDLSCVHVAATLGENIEQVFKTLVLQGDKSGYFVCVVPGEHEIDLKMAAKISGNKKCDLIPMKELLPLTGYIRGGCSPIGMKKHFPTYIHHTCNDFPYIYVSAGVRGLQVKLAPADLIKVSQAEVCTLF
- a CDS encoding TerB family tellurite resistance protein yields the protein MGYGKWIGGIMGFMTMGPLGALAGFAIGSLFDKSVAAQNEMGETSGTYTQEDIYAGQRNSFLFSMLVMASYIIRADGRIMHSEMEFVRQFLRVNFGVNAVDEGERILLNLFEQRKQMERNDPSAFRRTIRECGAQIAANLTYEQRLQLLDFLVKIAQSDGNVCQAEIDALKEVAQSMQLSLQEVDSMLNLKGNSLEDAYKVLEIEPTASDEEVRKAYRSLVLKHHPDRVATLGEDIRKAAEEKLQRINDAKERIFKARGMK
- a CDS encoding DUF6078 family protein, which encodes MKKNPYKEAPASFSICLHTDCTCASNCLRQLAYPVLLEREAFLHLANPARCTKDTSCPYYRDATPVTYMRGFSQMKKQMYPDQYQKFMNILIAHFGRNPYFERRRGERKLPPKEQEIIRKALKQAGVTDNLEFDLKEDELNWYD
- a CDS encoding helix-turn-helix domain-containing protein, with translation MKREVFTQYDLDSVSQMQFEMTELSRLFAENGSHPYEAHIHSFYQIIWFRKGTGVHYVDFKEYPVADNTMFFISPGQIHYFETGRQVEGVVIHFNESFLSDEGSSENVFLKYNVFNAFDASPYYLIRRENAGKLALLVNEMEEEIRNEGLFAHSDLLKYLIKMLLIYVQRTGERGHGLPLCINNAANRTFVRFRQSLEHHYRSMHTVKEYAAHLNVSTKTLTNCVYESSHSTPLALINDRIVLEAKRQLLHSSLKVKEIAFQLGFEDPSYFIKFFKRYVGCLPAEFREQ
- a CDS encoding Crp/Fnr family transcriptional regulator, whose amino-acid sequence is MEEGKIANEIYLIRKGCLRLFFYNEGKDITFQFFFEGDFVSSFDSLYKGTPSLFSLESIEPSEVVSIKKEDFYHKIESDPALRLLYEEKIIERFSLYQHLFLSRIKNTPQQRYEELLKEYPTIVQRVPLHYIASYLGITPVSLSRIRNRR
- a CDS encoding DUF4405 domain-containing protein, translated to MKRIFVIDWILIVVFIVSAISGFGLHVAGHGGSHVIWHNWAVFHVLGSVLFFVAIIFHVVTHRGWYKGIMQKGIGRKSKVTVVLSVIFLLLSVTGLALLGINGANSPLGLWHYKIGIITTVIALGHVIKRLSVLRKSLNCRM
- a CDS encoding dicarboxylate/amino acid:cation symporter, whose amino-acid sequence is MKKIKLGLLARIILAIALGIGAGTVSPALPVRIFVTFNALFSQFLNFIIPLIIVGLVTPAIADIGKGAGKMLVATVLLAYGATLFSGFLSFGVGETFFPSLITRNIPLSEISEAQGTTPFFTVAIPEPLNVMTALVMAFTLGLGLAHLDTTYLKNVCNDFKEIIVKTIQAVILPLLPIYIFGIFFNMTHSGQVFHVLAVFIKIIGIIFLLHIFLLIFQYCIAGLFVRKNPFRLLARMMPAYFTALGTQSSAATIPVTLKQTIQNGVREGIAGFVIPLCATIHLSGSTMKIVACALALMMMQDIPYDFQMFAGFIFMLGITMVAAPGVPGGAIMASLGILSSMLGFDENAQALMIALYIAMDSFGTACNVTGDGALALLIDKWFGNSTTNTSSTSHQD